A segment of the Butyrivibrio fibrisolvens genome:
AGGACAACGATAAGGCAACCAAAGTCGGCAAGTTCTCTAAAGATATGGGAATCATTGACTGGTCCCAGGATGCAGCCTATATCGATAGACTTATAAGAACCATGGATCCATGGCCAAGCGCATTTACACACTGGAATGAAAAGACTCTTAAGATCTGGAAGGCAAAGCCTATTGAAGCATCATCCGGCGTACAGGCAGGCGAGATCTTTGAAGTAGGTAAGAATTCATTCAAGGTTGCTTGCGGAAATGGAAGTCTTGAAGTATTTGAAGTTCAGCTTGAGGGCAAAAAGCGTATGTCTGCCGGCGATTTCATGAGAGGTAATCACGTGGAAGCAGGGCAGAAGCTTGGATGATTCCAGGTAAAATAAGTTTGATGTTTTAGTAAGATTTTAACGATGGATTTTAAGCCTATTATATCTATATAGACAATTAGTAGGAGGCATAACTATGAGATACTATTATTTTGACTGGACATATCTTCTTGTGATCGCAGGAGCACTTCTTAGTTTGATCGCAAGTTACAATGTAAAGGCATCATATAAAAAATATGCAAGGATTGCCAGCATGCGCGGCATGACAGGTGCAGAAGTTGCAATGCGTATACTTGAAGCTAACAACGTAAGAAATGTACAGGTAAGGCACGTAAGCGGCGAACTTACTGATCATTATGATCCCAGAACACAGACAGTCAATCTGTCAGATTCTGTATACGGATCAACATCTGTTGCTGCTCTTGGCGTAGCTGCACATGAATGCGGACACGTAATGCAGCATGAGACAGGATACACTCCTATCAAGATCCGTACAGCACTTGTCCCTGCTGCTAATATCGGTTCAAGATTTGGAATCTATATTGTAATTCTTGGACTTATACTTGCTTTCGAGCCACTCACAACTATCGGAATCTGGGTATTTTCACTTGCAGTTTTATTCCAGATAGTAACCCTTCCTGTTGAGTTTGATGCATCAAGAAGAGCACTCGCTATGCTTGAAGGTTATGGAATGCTTGGCCAGGAAGAAGTTGGCGGCGCAAGAAAAGTCCTTACAGCTGCAGCTCTTACCTATGTTGCGGCAGCTGCATCATCAGTAATGCAGCTTGCAAGGCTTATTATACTTAGGAACAGAAGAAGATAATGATAAGCGAAAGAGAAATAGCACTGGATATAATTATGGAGACAGATAAGGGAGATGCATCGCACTCCCTTATTCGTGATGTATTGGAAAAATACGATTATCTTGAGCCAAGGCAGAAAGCTTTTATCAAAAAGCTTGCCCAGGGAAGCATGGAACGCCGTATTACCCTTGATTACATTACAGATCAGTTTGCAAGTGTCAAAACTTCTAAGCAAAAGCCCCTTATAAGAAGCCTTCTTAGAATGAGCGTGTACCAGATCTTCTATATGGATCAGGTTCCTGATAGCGCTGCGATCAACGAGGCTGTTAATCTTGCAGGCAAAAGAGGCTTTAAAAACCTCAAGGGATTTGTAAACGGAGTACTTCGTAATATCTCCAGAGAAAAAGATAAGATAACATTCCCTCTTCCATCAAAGACTGATAAGAAGAGTCAGATTCACAGCCTTTCAGTTATTTATTCTATGCCTGAGTTTGTCTGTGAGCTTTTTGTTTCTAATTATGGATATGAGAAGGCAGAAGAAATTCTTAAATCATTTTTAAATACTCGTCCAGTTACTATCAGAATGGATGAGAGATTTTCTGAGGATGAGATCAAAGAACTGGTTCGGTCAATGAAAGAAGAATCAGGAGAAAACTTCGAGATTAAGCCTCATAACCTCCTTCCATATGCCTACGAACTTACCCATACTGATAACATTCAGTATCTTCCCGGATTCGACGAAGGAAGATGGATGGTTCAGGATGTCAGCTCAATGCTAGTAAGTGAGGCAGCAGGACTTAAAAAAGGAGACGTTGTTGTAGATGTATGCAGCGCTCCGGGGGGTAAGGCACTTCATGCAGCAGCTAAACTTGCGGCATTTGAGAAGTTTGGAAGTAGTCTTGAAAACAATGACTCATACGGTCAGAAAGATGGACGAGATATTGCAATATCCATAAATACTGATAACAATAAACTACCACATGTTTATTCCCGCGATCTGACAGCGTTTAAGACAAGGGTTATTGAAGAAAACATAGACAGAATGGGCCTTGAAGACATTGTAACAGTTGAAGTCCGCGATGCAAGAGAACATGATGTATCACTTGAAAATAAAGCCGATGTTCTGTACTGCGATCTTCCATGTTCAGGTCTTGGAATTATTGGAAGAAAGGCCGATATAAAGTACGGCGTATCTAAAAAGTCATTAAAATCGCTGACAGATCTTCAAAAAGAGATTCTTGGAAGCGTATGGAACTATGTAAAACCGGGCGGAATCATGATGTATTCAACCTGTACCATCAATCCATATGAGAATGAGAAGATGGTAGAGTATATATGCGAGAACCTGCCTTTTGAAAGAGTAGATATTATTGAAAGTATGCCGGAAGCACTTAGAGGTGAAGAGAGCCTTTCAAAGGGATATTTGCAACTTCTCCCAGGTGTATACGGTACTGATGGATTCTTCCTGGCGAAGTTAAGGAGAGTTACTACATAATGTCAAATGAAATCATTTCTGATAATACAACAATAAATGCACTCCCGGACATCAAGTCCATGCCGCTTCCTGAACTTACAGAAGCGGTAGTATCTCTTGGCGAGCCCAAATTCCGTGCCAAGCAGCTCTACGAGTGGATGCACAAGAAGATGGCAGGAAGCTATGATGAGATGACCAATATTCCTAAGTCTCTTAAAGAGAAGCTTTCAAATGCCTACTCTTTTACTTCTCTTCAGGTAGTAGATGTTCAGGAATCAAAGCTTGATGAGACCAAGAAGTTCCTCTTTGGCCTTTCTGACGGCAATGTCATCGAAAGTGTATTTATGAAATACAAGTTCGGATGTAGTGTTTGTATCTCATCACAGGTTGGATGCCGCATGGGATGCAGATTTTGTGCTTCTACAATAGACGGCGTCGTAAGATCTCTTTTGCCGGGAGAGATGCTTGATCAGATCTATGCTATTTCAAGGATCACAGGACAGAAGATATCTCACGTAGTAGTCATGGGTTCAGGAGAACCTCTTGATAATTACGATAACCTGTTAAAATTCATCCGCATGCTTACGGGTGAAGAAGGCATGAACATGAGTCAGAGAAATCTGACCGTTTCTACCTGCGGACTTGTTCCAAAGATCAGAGAACTTGCAGGAGAGCACTTTTCTATCAATCTTGCATTATCTTTACATGCCTCCAATCAGGAAAAGAGACAAAAGCTTATGCCTATAGCCAATAAGTATGAGCTTTCAGAAGTTATAGACGCTTGTAAGTTTTATTTTGATGAGACAGGAAGACAGCTTACATTTGAATATTCGCTTGTTGCAGGTGTTAATGATACCGCAGAAGATGCAGCAGAACTTGTTGATCTTTTGAAGGGCCTTAATGCAATAGTAAATCTTATCCCTGTAAACCCGATCAAAGAGCGCAACTTTGCGGCTCCGACTCGTGAGAATGCCCTCGCTTTTAAAAATAAACTTGAAAAAAGCGGAATAAATGTTACTATAAGAAGGGAAATGGGCAGGGATATTGACGGTGCATGCGGACAACTTCGCAGACGACACCTGAATGAAAAATAACCTGCTGTTTTTATGGAGGAGAGTCTTGATCAAATCGTTTTCCATTACTGACATTGGAAAAGAGCGCGAGCTGAACCAGGATTATGTTTTTGAATCCCATGAGAGAATTGGAAATCTGTCCAATCTTTTTATTGTTGCGGACGGAATGGGAGGACATAATGCAGGAGACTATGCGTCACGTTTCAGTGTGAATAAAATAGTCGAAGGCATAGAAAGCTCTTTTGAGCAGAGTCCTATAAAGATCCTGAATCAGGCAATTCAGAATGCCAATTCGCTTCTTCGCCGTGTCGCAGAAGACGATATACGCATGAAGGGGATGGGGACAACCCTTGTTGCAGCAACAATTATGGGGCATTTTCTGCAGGTCGCTAATATTGGCGATAGCAGATTATACATCATAAATGGCGATAGTATCAGGCAGATCACCAGAGATCATTCTCTTGTTGAGGAGATGGTCAGAATGGGTGGTATTGACAGAGAAGCTGCGCGCAATCACATTGACAAGAACATAATAACCAGAGCTGTAGGTGCTACAGACAAACTGGATATCGACTTTTTCCAGGAAGAGCTTAATGTTGGCGATACGATCCTGATGTGTTCAGATGGTCTTACGAACATGTTAAGTGATGAAGAGATTAGGAAGATTGTCAATAAGCAGGGTGAGATAGAGGATAAAGCCCGAATACTTGTAAAGACTGCCAATGAGAATGGTGGTAAAGACAACATTTCAGTTATCCTTATTGAAATCTCGGAGGAAGACAGATGATTAGAATCGGGATGATCATCGGCGACCGCTATGAGATCCAGGAAAAGATCGGAACTGGCGGAATGTCCGATGTATATAGAGCGCTTGATCATAAATTAAACCGTCCTGTTGCAGTTAAAGTACTGAAGCAGGAATTTTCAGAAAATCAGAATTTTGTACAGAAGTTTCGTTCTGAAGCTCAGGCTGCGGCCGGGCTGATGCATCCAAATATAGTTAATGTCTACGATGTAGGCAATGATAAGGGAGTCTACTATTTCGTAATGGAGCTTGTAGACGGAATAACCCTTAAGAAGTATATAGAAAAGAAATCAAGACTTACAGTCAAAGAGGCTGTGAGTATAGGAATACAGGTTGCGATGGGACTTGATGCTGCTCACAAGAACAACATCGTTCATCGTGATATCAAGCCGCAGAATATCATGATCAGTAAAGACGGTAAGGTTAAGGTTACTGATTTTGGTATTGCAAAGGCTGCTTCCAGTAACACAATTACATCCAATGTTATGGGATCGGTTCATTACACTTCACCTGAACAGGCCAGAGGTGGTTTTTCTGATGCCAAGAGTGATATCTATTCACTGGGTGTAACTTTATTCGAGATGGTTACAGGACGTGTTCCTTTTAATGGCGATACAACTGTTGCTATTGCCATTAAGCATATTCAGGAACAGTTCCCTTCTCCGGCTACATATGCCCCAGACCTTCCAGTCAGCGTTGAGAAGATTATTCTTAAGTGCTGCCAGAAGTCTCCGGATCGTCGCTATCAGAATGCAACAGAGCTGATCAAAGATCTGAAGAGATCTCTCATCACACCTGATGAAGATTTCGTTGTTCTTGTTGATCCTGATGAAGAGGGAGCTACAAGAATAGCTTCTGATGAAGAGCAGAATATGATAAGGGGCGGTAATGCTCAGGGCGGTAAGACAGGTGAGATGCGTCTTAACGATACAGGCGTGATCGATCCTCCTGAACAGGATAAGAGACCCAGAAATAGTTATAACAACAGAGATGCCCAGAATGGACCGGCGCCGCAGCGTCCTCAGAATGATAAGAACTATCGTGATGAGTACGATGAGGGTGACTATGTTTATGACAGATCCTACAGATCAGGAAATAAGAGACGCAAGGATGTAAGACCAGATGATAACCTTGATAAGATCATGATCATCATGGCGGTAATAGCTGTAGCTCTTGTATTTATCATCCTGATATTTATAGTAGGCGGCCATCTTGGACTTTTTGGAGGTTCTGATTCTGATAATCCATCTGCAGTATCATCTCAGGAGATGTCAGGTTCAGATGCATCAGGAATAATAGTTCCCGATGTTGTCGGAATGTCCTATATTGAAGCTAAGACAACTCTTCAGGAGAAGGGTTTTAAAGTTGAAAAAGTCGACGATAACACAAGTGCTGAAGCTAAAAACGTAGTTGTAGCACAGTCACCTGACAAGGATACAAGACAGGCAAGCGGCTCAACAATTACCATCACAGTAAGTACCGGCGCACATATGAGCGCTTCAGATGCTTCTACAACAGGCGAGAGCACTAAAGAAGTAGAGATGCCTAATCTTATAGGCATGGATGAAGCTTCAGCAAGACTTACACTTGTAGAACTTGGCTTTTCAAACAGTAATGTTAATGTTGTGACTGTTAATAACAATGATACTTCACTTATTGATAAGGTTATTAACCAGAATCCTGCCAAGGGAACAAAGGTTTCTACAGATGCAGTCATCAACCTTGAGGTTTCTGTAGGCCCGGCTGCAACAGCAGCGTATGTATTTGTTGGTAATATAGATGCTCCGACTGAGAACTCATATTATACAAGCGGTGTTACAGTTAACATTACGATCACTGCTGCAGACGGAACACTTTTATATAGTTCAGCAACAAGTTCATTCCCTGTTTCTGTAGTACAGAATCAGAATCAGGCATATACGAAATCATCAACAGCAACTCTGGAGATGAGTTTTGTAGTAAATACAGAATCAGGAGCGGTGACACAGTCAGTTACAAGAACAGTTTCACTAACTCAGATGCAATAAAAACAAGTTACCATAGCTATCAGCTATGGTAATTTTCTGCCTTCAAAAAGGCATATGGAGAATTGATGCAGGGTAAGATAATTAAAGGAATAGCAGGTTTTTATTATATTGATACGCCATCCGGCAAACTATACGAATGCAGAGCCAAGGGAATCTTCAGGCAGCAGAAGATAAAGCCCCTTGTAGGCGATGATGTTATTATGGATGTCGTATCAGAAGATGATGCTACCGGCAATGTATCTGAAGTCCTGCCACGCAAGAATGAGCTTATAAGACCGCCTGTAGCCAACGTAGACCAGGCTCTTATCATATTTGCAATAGTTCATCCAAATCCGTCTTACAACCTTCTGGACAGATTCCTTATCATGATGAAGCAGCAAAACCTCCCTGTTGTCATATGCTTTAATAAGCAGGACATAGCAGGCGAAGAAGAGCAGAGAGAGCTTGAAGAAACCTACGAAAAGTGTGGATATAAGGTTCTTTTCATAAGTGTTGCCAATGGAAATGGAATAGATGAACTGAAGAGTCTTTTGAAAGGTAAGACAACAGTACTTGCAGGCCCAAGTGGAGTAGGTAAGTCATCTCTTATTAACCTTTTGCATCCTAAGGCTCAGATGGAGACAGGCGAGCTCTCAAGGAAGATAGAACGTGGTAAGAATACCACAAGGCATTCCGAACTCTTTCATGTCGAAGGACTTGGACCAGATACCTATATCATGGATACTCCGGGATTTACATCCCTTTATCTTAAAGATGTCACAATAAGAGACCTTCCTTTGTATTATCCGGAATTCGAGATGTATGAACCCGAATGCAGATTCGGCGGATGCTCTCACATTACGGAACCTGACTGCGGTGTCAAAAAGGCGGTTATGGAAGGCCATATATCACATATCAGATACGAGAACTATAAAGTTCTTTATGAAGATCTTAAAAATGCCAAACCCGTTTATGGCAAAAAAGAAGGAAGAAAACCTATGTAAACAGGTATGACTTTTGTCACTTCGTTCTAAAAGTCAAGGCAGGTCATAAGTATATTTTGAGCGCAAAAAAGTCCGAAGTACATATACCTCGGACTTTTTTATATTACAAATACATGTTACTTATGACAGATGAGTAAAGGAAGCTTGACTTTAAAAGTAATTACATCCGCATCACTTTCTGCCCATATATCACCGCCGTGCTGGGTTATGATCTGCCTGGCTATAGAAAGCCCCAGACCATAACTTCCATTATGAGATCTGGATGAGTCAGTTCTGTAGAATCTTGTAAAAATAGCTTTCAGCTCCCTGTCAGTGAGCGCATCTCCCTTATTTGATACAGATAAAAGAACAGTAGCAGGATTTTGCTTTGACAGCTTTATCTCGATATTTGAGCCGTCGTGTGCATATTTGCCGGCATTATCTAAAAGGATATCTACAACTTCACGAAGCTTACTCATATCGCCTTTGACGTAAAGATTTTCGTCCACAGCTGTTTCAAGCAAATGCCCTCTTTCATAAAGTTCAACCTCCATAACAAGAGATTCATCAGTTACGAGGCTGGACAGATCAACAGTTACAAAGTTTTCTTTTGGTATACCTCTGTCAATACGAGCAAGATCCAGAAGATGCATTATCAGAGTCTTCATCTGTGAAGATTCCGTTAGTATATTAGAAATATACTTTTTCTGTGTATCAGTTTTAGTGGTTTCTTTATTCAAAAGCTCTGCATTTGTAAGTATGACTGTAAGCGGAGTCTTAAGCTCATGTGAAGCGTCTGCGATAAACTGCTTTTGCCTGTTCCATGCAAACTCTATCGGCTTAACGATCCATCTGGAAAGATAGATAGTCAGTAAGGTTACAACAGCCATGGACACGGCGTACAGGATAATACAAGTCTTGAAAAGAGAGTAAGCATATAGCTCATCTTCTGTAGAATCTGATATCGCATACCATGTTCCATTAGCCTTCTCCGTGTAGTTGTAGTACAGATGCGATTTTTCAAGCAGCATATCATTTTCGCCATAGTGATCCTGACGAATCTCGCGATATATATTTTCAAGCTGAGTCCTGTTGTACTCCATACTGAAATATCTGGTGATAGTACCAACACGGTTTACATAAAAAGCAGAATAGGTAAGCGAAGAAGGATTATCCCTGGGAGAAAGGATCTCTTCCGGTTTATCCAAAATAACATTAAGGGCAGTTGATGCATTACTTCTTGCCAGATTAAATTCCAAAACAGGAATACTGATAAAAAGGATTCCAAGTAAAACTGCCGAAATGGCTATCATTGTCAGAATGAATCTTTTTCTAAGTCGTTTGATCATATAAACCTCAGAATTCCAGGTGATAACCAACGCCTCTTATAGCGCTGATAGTTACT
Coding sequences within it:
- a CDS encoding zinc metallopeptidase, with product MRYYYFDWTYLLVIAGALLSLIASYNVKASYKKYARIASMRGMTGAEVAMRILEANNVRNVQVRHVSGELTDHYDPRTQTVNLSDSVYGSTSVAALGVAAHECGHVMQHETGYTPIKIRTALVPAANIGSRFGIYIVILGLILAFEPLTTIGIWVFSLAVLFQIVTLPVEFDASRRALAMLEGYGMLGQEEVGGARKVLTAAALTYVAAAASSVMQLARLIILRNRRR
- a CDS encoding transcription antitermination factor NusB, whose product is MISEREIALDIIMETDKGDASHSLIRDVLEKYDYLEPRQKAFIKKLAQGSMERRITLDYITDQFASVKTSKQKPLIRSLLRMSVYQIFYMDQVPDSAAINEAVNLAGKRGFKNLKGFVNGVLRNISREKDKITFPLPSKTDKKSQIHSLSVIYSMPEFVCELFVSNYGYEKAEEILKSFLNTRPVTIRMDERFSEDEIKELVRSMKEESGENFEIKPHNLLPYAYELTHTDNIQYLPGFDEGRWMVQDVSSMLVSEAAGLKKGDVVVDVCSAPGGKALHAAAKLAAFEKFGSSLENNDSYGQKDGRDIAISINTDNNKLPHVYSRDLTAFKTRVIEENIDRMGLEDIVTVEVRDAREHDVSLENKADVLYCDLPCSGLGIIGRKADIKYGVSKKSLKSLTDLQKEILGSVWNYVKPGGIMMYSTCTINPYENEKMVEYICENLPFERVDIIESMPEALRGEESLSKGYLQLLPGVYGTDGFFLAKLRRVTT
- the rlmN gene encoding 23S rRNA (adenine(2503)-C(2))-methyltransferase RlmN; translated protein: MSNEIISDNTTINALPDIKSMPLPELTEAVVSLGEPKFRAKQLYEWMHKKMAGSYDEMTNIPKSLKEKLSNAYSFTSLQVVDVQESKLDETKKFLFGLSDGNVIESVFMKYKFGCSVCISSQVGCRMGCRFCASTIDGVVRSLLPGEMLDQIYAISRITGQKISHVVVMGSGEPLDNYDNLLKFIRMLTGEEGMNMSQRNLTVSTCGLVPKIRELAGEHFSINLALSLHASNQEKRQKLMPIANKYELSEVIDACKFYFDETGRQLTFEYSLVAGVNDTAEDAAELVDLLKGLNAIVNLIPVNPIKERNFAAPTRENALAFKNKLEKSGINVTIRREMGRDIDGACGQLRRRHLNEK
- a CDS encoding Stp1/IreP family PP2C-type Ser/Thr phosphatase — its product is MKSFSITDIGKERELNQDYVFESHERIGNLSNLFIVADGMGGHNAGDYASRFSVNKIVEGIESSFEQSPIKILNQAIQNANSLLRRVAEDDIRMKGMGTTLVAATIMGHFLQVANIGDSRLYIINGDSIRQITRDHSLVEEMVRMGGIDREAARNHIDKNIITRAVGATDKLDIDFFQEELNVGDTILMCSDGLTNMLSDEEIRKIVNKQGEIEDKARILVKTANENGGKDNISVILIEISEEDR
- the pknB gene encoding Stk1 family PASTA domain-containing Ser/Thr kinase — its product is MIRIGMIIGDRYEIQEKIGTGGMSDVYRALDHKLNRPVAVKVLKQEFSENQNFVQKFRSEAQAAAGLMHPNIVNVYDVGNDKGVYYFVMELVDGITLKKYIEKKSRLTVKEAVSIGIQVAMGLDAAHKNNIVHRDIKPQNIMISKDGKVKVTDFGIAKAASSNTITSNVMGSVHYTSPEQARGGFSDAKSDIYSLGVTLFEMVTGRVPFNGDTTVAIAIKHIQEQFPSPATYAPDLPVSVEKIILKCCQKSPDRRYQNATELIKDLKRSLITPDEDFVVLVDPDEEGATRIASDEEQNMIRGGNAQGGKTGEMRLNDTGVIDPPEQDKRPRNSYNNRDAQNGPAPQRPQNDKNYRDEYDEGDYVYDRSYRSGNKRRKDVRPDDNLDKIMIIMAVIAVALVFIILIFIVGGHLGLFGGSDSDNPSAVSSQEMSGSDASGIIVPDVVGMSYIEAKTTLQEKGFKVEKVDDNTSAEAKNVVVAQSPDKDTRQASGSTITITVSTGAHMSASDASTTGESTKEVEMPNLIGMDEASARLTLVELGFSNSNVNVVTVNNNDTSLIDKVINQNPAKGTKVSTDAVINLEVSVGPAATAAYVFVGNIDAPTENSYYTSGVTVNITITAADGTLLYSSATSSFPVSVVQNQNQAYTKSSTATLEMSFVVNTESGAVTQSVTRTVSLTQMQ
- the rsgA gene encoding ribosome small subunit-dependent GTPase A, whose amino-acid sequence is MQGKIIKGIAGFYYIDTPSGKLYECRAKGIFRQQKIKPLVGDDVIMDVVSEDDATGNVSEVLPRKNELIRPPVANVDQALIIFAIVHPNPSYNLLDRFLIMMKQQNLPVVICFNKQDIAGEEEQRELEETYEKCGYKVLFISVANGNGIDELKSLLKGKTTVLAGPSGVGKSSLINLLHPKAQMETGELSRKIERGKNTTRHSELFHVEGLGPDTYIMDTPGFTSLYLKDVTIRDLPLYYPEFEMYEPECRFGGCSHITEPDCGVKKAVMEGHISHIRYENYKVLYEDLKNAKPVYGKKEGRKPM
- a CDS encoding HAMP domain-containing sensor histidine kinase; the encoded protein is MIKRLRKRFILTMIAISAVLLGILFISIPVLEFNLARSNASTALNVILDKPEEILSPRDNPSSLTYSAFYVNRVGTITRYFSMEYNRTQLENIYREIRQDHYGENDMLLEKSHLYYNYTEKANGTWYAISDSTEDELYAYSLFKTCIILYAVSMAVVTLLTIYLSRWIVKPIEFAWNRQKQFIADASHELKTPLTVILTNAELLNKETTKTDTQKKYISNILTESSQMKTLIMHLLDLARIDRGIPKENFVTVDLSSLVTDESLVMEVELYERGHLLETAVDENLYVKGDMSKLREVVDILLDNAGKYAHDGSNIEIKLSKQNPATVLLSVSNKGDALTDRELKAIFTRFYRTDSSRSHNGSYGLGLSIARQIITQHGGDIWAESDADVITFKVKLPLLICHK